TCTCATGTGTACTTTTAAAGTATACTTTGAAATATAGGTTTTCCCACACTCAGAACACTTGTTGTCAGTATGACATGTCATATCACCTGTAGAGTGTttcttgtcatcatcatcatcatcatcagtgtgAGGAGAGTGTGACGTGATGTCACCACTATCTAATGGTGGGGCTAAGAGGCTGTCTGATTGTGATCCTCCACAGCGGTCCCCATCACCTTCATCACCTTCACGCTTGACAATGACAGTTAATGGAAAGTTGGTGATATCAGCCTCTTGCTCTTCCTCTTTAATGAGCGAGGGCCCTGACTCCTCTTCTGTTTTAATTTGGGTAGTCCAAGGCCCGTCTTCCTCTTTAATGTTGGGTGTCTctggctcctcttcctccttatcCTCTTTAAGATGGGGATGCTTTGGCACCTGCCTCTCAGGACGAAGATATTCTTCAATGAAGTCTGCAGACGCGCATAATAACAGATTGTTATAGGGGTTGTGTTACATAGGGCATCTGGCCTAAATGGAAAAGTAAAAAGGTCAGAAAAGAGCATTGTGTCATTCTTGATCTAAACCAGGTAAATCGGCAGCTAGCTAGCCCACCAACAGTATTCATTTCAGTCATTTGCAAACAGGTTTCTCATACTAGTGTATAAAAATAGCAGAATGTATACTGATGTCAAACAGAAACAGTACCACTTCACAAAACGAATCCATCGGCAGATTGTGCTAACTCCTAGAAAAATGTCATTTCCAGTAAGGGGGAAAGGGTCATGAATGACTTCAAAGCAGAACCTTGCTAACTGGGAGAGTATGGGTCTAATATGAACCCGGTGTCCCTAGTGCTCATAAATTGGGACCAATGCTTGTCAAATGTGAAGATACTGTAAATGCCCTTATGCAAAGTATGGCGCAAATACTACAACCTTATTATTGACCTCACGAATTGATAGAGCCATTTGGTTAGCTTCAAAAGTGCACGAATGGAGctataataaaagtaaaaagtgaACAAAGCCGCTCTGTGCAGCGTACCTGGAGGTGTCTTCAAAACAGCGTCCTGTGGTTGCAGCTCGTCGTCCTCTTTTGCTCGAGAAAGTTCCCCCGCTGACATTCTTGTACACATTTTCACACAATAACCGCATCAATTCACGCTTGATCTTAAAGCGATGTGTCAAACGCGTATTTTTGTTAGCGCCTGGCAAGCTAACTACGATAGCTAGCTCGAGAAGCTGCAACGTGCACCGAGTATACAAGTGTAATTCCTGATAGGAAGACTTGTTACTCTATTGTTACTTTATTAACATACTGCGTCGAAGCTTCATCGTGTTCAGAATGAGCCTGGGAGAGTCATTTTATAAGGTGACTCAATAGGTCTACGGATCTACGTCAAAACTTGTTTTACGGTACCTCCACGTGAACTAACAGCAGTAGTTCAGGGCCGCGGCACTTCATGCGTCACTTCCGCTTCTTCCGTACTTCTTCTGTCGCTCTACTTTCGTGTACATCCAGGGTGACCAAATCCGCTTCACTAAGTAATTCTGAATTAGTACTCAATGTACTGAAGCCTCGATATAGTACGTCTGCTTACCTGGAGGAAAAGAATCATGATTCAATCTTCGTGTACGAAAAGCCCATTCTCAGTGCGCGTAAAGCTTCCCTGGCTAGTTTAGCTTTACTTGCTAGCCCATAACAAAAGGGTCGCGCTTATCATTAACAATTAGCTAAGCAGAGATCAAGTGTGACTGTCTTGTTATTATTTAGGGACATGTGCGCAAAAATGGTGAAAGAAGAGTACGAAGAGGGCTTTTGTGGAATAAAAGAGGGTAACGAGCGTCAACGACTGGACGCTGTCTTCAAGAAGCCTCACGATGTTTTACACGGTTTGTTCACTTCGTATCCTAAATGATTTACTCACTTTTAATCATTATAACATAACTGTTTCTGAATTATTATCAATCTGGGTTGTGTTGGAGGCCTACATTGTTTTCAGCTGCAGTACTTGAAAAAATTTAACGTATTATATATTTATGTCAAGAACTGTGAAGTGGATGTACGACATTTAGTGGTTTATTTGACTCCGTGTTTTGCAGACGTCACTGAAGATCTTCAACCAGACCTGCAGGAGCCAGATCTCTTTTCCATTAAAGAGGAGGGGCCCTCCCACGTCAAAAGGGAAGAAGGGCCAGAGTCACTTCTTATTAAAGAAGAAGAGCTGGAGTTGCATATCACAGAGTTTCCATTGACAGCCATTGTTAAGTGTGAAGAAGATGatcataatgatgatgatgaggatgaaagAGAAGACTGTCAAGGACCCCAAGAAGATGGCCTCTTGGCTCCACTATCAGAGAGTGATATGTCACACACTGCAGACACTGATGATGGTGGTGACGTTGAACACGCTAAAGGTGATGTCTCATGTCACCTTGATAACAAATCCATAAAATGTCATGAGTGTGACAAAACCTTTTTCAATAAGTCACAGTTGAAAAGACACACGATAACTCACAATCTAGAGAAGACTTTTGCCTGCTCAGCTTGTGCAAAAACATTTGCTCATAAGGGACATTTGAACATACACATGCGGATGCACACTaaggagaaacctttttcctgctcacttTGTGGCCTAAAAGTAACTCATAAGAGTAGCTTAACAAATCACATGAGAATtcacactggagagaaacccTTTGTCTGCTCAGTCTGCAACTTAAGTTTCGGAAGACGTTCATATTTGATAAAACACACACGAAtacacactggggagaaaccaTTTTCCTGTGTAGTTTGTGACAAACGATTCTGTATAAAGGCAGATTTAAAAACGCACACAAGAACACATACTggtgaaaaaccttttgcctgttcAGTTTGTGGCAAAGCTTTTTCTTTGAAGGGAAGTTTAAGaatacacacaagaacacacaccggGGAGAAGCCATTtgtctgctcagtttgtggtaaaagtttcactGTGAAAACATGTTTAATaaggcacacaagaacacacgatggtgagaaaccttttgcctgttcagtttgtggcaaaagatTCCATGTGAAGACATGCTTGGTAAGGCACACtagaacacacactggagagaaaccttttgctTGCACAGTCTGCGATTTAACGTTCATCGATCGCACAGGATTAGTTcgacacacaagaacacacactggggagaaactGTTTgcttgctcagtttgtggtaaaagtttcacgCAAAGATGCATATTAGAGAAACACACCAGAATACACACTGGTGAAAAACCATTCAGTTGCAGTCTGTGTGATAAAAGATTCTCTCGTAAGGACCGAGTTAAGAGACACAAGTGTGCTGGTGAGAAAACTAGTGGGAAGTGAAACATGAACTCTGAAGCCAGTTGGCAAAGTGCACACGTGGCCctaaataaaacacacattttgaaaCGGTTCAGTCCAGTTTGTTTCTATGGTCTTGCCATGGCTGCGGCCGGATCTGCGTGAAAGAGAGTGGGAGGAACCCTTTATAGGCATTCAGGTGGTAACATGATGCGTTAGCCACGTCAGGCGAGAAAGAATAC
This genomic window from Syngnathus scovelli strain Florida chromosome 4, RoL_Ssco_1.2, whole genome shotgun sequence contains:
- the LOC125966977 gene encoding gastrula zinc finger protein XlCGF57.1 isoform X1; amino-acid sequence: MRHFRFFRTSSVALLSCTSRVTKSASLSNSELVLNVLKPRYSTSAYLEEKNHDSIFVDMCAKMVKEEYEEGFCGIKEGNERQRLDAVFKKPHDVLHDVTEDLQPDLQEPDLFSIKEEGPSHVKREEGPESLLIKEEELELHITEFPLTAIVKCEEDDHNDDDEDEREDCQGPQEDGLLAPLSESDMSHTADTDDGGDVEHAKGDVSCHLDNKSIKCHECDKTFFNKSQLKRHTITHNLEKTFACSACAKTFAHKGHLNIHMRMHTKEKPFSCSLCGLKVTHKSSLTNHMRIHTGEKPFVCSVCNLSFGRRSYLIKHTRIHTGEKPFSCVVCDKRFCIKADLKTHTRTHTGEKPFACSVCGKAFSLKGSLRIHTRTHTGEKPFVCSVCGKSFTVKTCLIRHTRTHDGEKPFACSVCGKRFHVKTCLVRHTRTHTGEKPFACTVCDLTFIDRTGLVRHTRTHTGEKLFACSVCGKSFTQRCILEKHTRIHTGEKPFSCSLCDKRFSRKDRVKRHKCAGEKTSGK
- the LOC125966977 gene encoding gastrula zinc finger protein XlCGF57.1 isoform X2, with product MEPVSTPTRTRDMCAKMVKEEYEEGFCGIKEGNERQRLDAVFKKPHDVLHDVTEDLQPDLQEPDLFSIKEEGPSHVKREEGPESLLIKEEELELHITEFPLTAIVKCEEDDHNDDDEDEREDCQGPQEDGLLAPLSESDMSHTADTDDGGDVEHAKGDVSCHLDNKSIKCHECDKTFFNKSQLKRHTITHNLEKTFACSACAKTFAHKGHLNIHMRMHTKEKPFSCSLCGLKVTHKSSLTNHMRIHTGEKPFVCSVCNLSFGRRSYLIKHTRIHTGEKPFSCVVCDKRFCIKADLKTHTRTHTGEKPFACSVCGKAFSLKGSLRIHTRTHTGEKPFVCSVCGKSFTVKTCLIRHTRTHDGEKPFACSVCGKRFHVKTCLVRHTRTHTGEKPFACTVCDLTFIDRTGLVRHTRTHTGEKLFACSVCGKSFTQRCILEKHTRIHTGEKPFSCSLCDKRFSRKDRVKRHKCAGEKTSGK